GGCCGCTTCCACAGCGTCCAGATCCAAGTTCCAGGTGTCCGGTTCAATGTCTACCAAGATGGGGATAGCACTCACATCGACACAGGCGGCGGCGGTTGCCTGCCACGTCATGACGGGCACGATGACTTCATCATAAGCACCTACGCCCAAGGCTTCAAGGGCCAACTGGATCCCGACGGTTCCATTGGCACAGCACATTCCGAATTTCGCTCCTTGGTAGGCGGTGAATTTTTCGGCAAATTCCCATTCCGTGGGGCCGTCATAGGACCACCGATTAGAGCTCGTGATTTTGGCAACCAATTTGGCGTCAGCTTCATTACTGATAGGCCATGTCGCCCATTTTTTGTTTTTCGGAACTGAGGGTGTACCACCGCAAATTGCAAGCTTGGCCATGAATATTCTCCTTGTTCGATTGTGGGGCCGCAACAGTTATATTCAATCCCTGAGGCAAGGTTTTTTGATAGCGCCCCGGCGAATTGAATCCATTGGAATGAATCCCATCAAGGGCATTCCAATTAATGTTTAGTAAATAAGTATAGCCTGATTCCCTGTAGATGTGCAAAAACTATCCGTTTTTAGTCCTTTATTATTGTCGCGTTGCTTTGACGCTTCGTTCAGGCAGCGGGAGTGCCCGCGATTTTAGGACTCGTTTTCGGACCATGATTGCATGACGGCGAAGGCGCGCTTGGCAAAATCTTGTTCGCTCCTATAGCTTAAACAGTGTATCGCTTCTTCAGGGCGCATCCACTGTGGTTTGAAGAGGGCTTCTTCGGGACTATCGGGGCGCGGCGCCAAGCGTTCCGAGTCGGTGAGGCGCATCAGATAATAACGTTCATCTCGTTCGTAGTGTTTTTTATTAAAGACATAACTGCTATGACCGACACCTAGATCCTGAATAATTTCTACAGACCAATAGCCTGATTCTTCACCTACTTCACGTACGGCTGCTTCTTCTTCCGATTCCCCCGGATCAATATGACCTTTAGGCAGACGAAACTCTTGTACCGATTGACCATCTCGGATAATGCTTCGTATCAAAACCAAGAATTCTTTTGCATCGTTGATCACGACACCGCCGGCGGTGCTATAGGATAAGCTTTGACTCATCTTCTCTCCAAAGGTGTGGGAAGCCACAAGGCTTTTGTAAAATTGGTTCCCGTTACGAGCGGGCTCTATAGGAAACTCTATGGGATTATAAAAACCGTTGATTAAATCATAACTGCGGACTGGGATTACAGACAAATTATTTATGACCTTTTATTCTAAAAAGGAGCCGCTGTTCTTTTCCCACGATTTATCAATCAGGCGCCGCGCCGTTCTTCTCTATGCGGATTTGTGGACAGCATCCGAATTAAGATAGACTAAATCCATTCCGACTTGATGTAGACGGAAAATAATGCTTAATGCCGGTGATACTGAACTGAAGATGAAGCACGCCGGTTTTCAAATTGCAGATAAGGAGAATGACAGGTGTCTTTCGCCGCCAAGAACGAGACCCTCGCCGGATGGGGCCGGTACCAACCCCAGTCTTGTGCCGTATATCGGCCGGAACAACATGCATCCTTGGAACGCTTGCTAACCTCGACTGCAGAGACGTCCTTTATTGCTCGTGGTCTGGGGCGCAGTTACGGCGATACAGCTGTTAATAGCCAAGGTGGGGTCATCGACTTTTCTCGGCTAAACTGCATGATTGCTTTTGATGAAGATACAGGCGTTTTAGAATGTGAAGGCGGCGTCAGTCTCGCCGATATTTTAGATTACTTTGTGGCGCGCGGCTATTTTTTACCGGTCACGCCCGGAACTAAATTTGTCACAGTCGCAGGGGCTATCGCCAACGATGTACACGGAAAAAATCATCATTGCGACGGCGCCTTCTCGAATTTTGTGGAATCGATCACGCTATGGACCCCTGCGCAAGGTCGCATTACGTGTTCCCCCGCAGAAAATGCGGATATCTTTTGGGCAACAGTGGGGGGCATAGGGCTCACAGGCATTATCTTGAGTGCCCGATTACGATTGCTTCCCGTAGAATCTGCCTATGTGCGGGTTGATTATCAACGTTGTGCTCATTTGGATATAGCCCTTGATGCCATGGCAGCTTCAGATCAAAATTATCGATACTCGGTGGCATGGGTCGATTGTCTCGCTTCTAAAGGTTCCCTGGGCCGTTCCGTATTAATGCGCGGCAACCATGCGCCTCTTTCAGGGCTGCCGTCCAAATTGACGAACACGCCCTATAAGCTGCCTGCACGACCAACCCTTTCGGTGCCTCTTGATTTTCCCGGATTCGCTTTGAATAAATGGAGTATCAAAGCCTTTAACACGGCCTTTTATGCGGTCAACCGCAATCGAAGCGGCGTTCTGGTCGATTACGACAAATATTTTTATCCCTTGGACAGCGTGTTGCAATGGAACCGCATGTATGGCAAGCCCGGTTTCATTCAATACCAAGCCACCTTCCCCATGGATCAGAAGGCGGGTTTGGTAAAGATGCTGGAATATCTCGCGTCCGTGCAACGCGCCTCTTTCTTGGTCGTGTTAAAATGTTTTGGCGAAGCGGGAGCAGGCTTGTTATCTTATCCCACGCCGGGCTATACCCTCGCTTTAGACATACCCAACCGCAAAGGGCTGCGCGAGATCACCCAAAACTTAGATAAGATTTTATTGGATCATGGAGGGCGGCTCTACCTTGCCAAAGACGCCATCACCGATCCGGAAACCTTCGCCGCCATGTATCACGCTGCCCTGCCGCAGTTCCTAGACATTAAAGAAAAGGTTGATCCGGAGGGAAAGCTGGATTCGGATATGGCACGCCGATTGAAATTGACTGGTGGAAAGGAATCATAAAATGACGGAATCACTCCCCAAATCTCTTGTTGTTTTAGGAGCCGCTTCCGGTGTCGCCCGTGCTATTGCCGAAGAATATGCCATACGCGGGTGGGCGCTGGTTTTAGCAGGACGAAACATAGACGAGATCAAACGTATTGCCGATGATCTGCATACACGCCACGGGGCGACATGTCACCCGCTCGTTTTCGACGCACTGGCGTTTGATGATCACAAAGACTTCCCCGCCGCGTGTGAAGCCGCCTTGGGCGCGCAGCCCGAAGGGGTGATCCTCTGCTTTGGCTTTATGGCGGAGCAAAGCGATGCCCAATCGGACATGGATATTGCGCGGCGTACCATGGACACCAATTTAACGGGAGCAATGACTATTCTGGAGGCTTTCGCTGCAGTCTTTGAGGTGCGCCGTTCCGGCTTCATTGCCGCATTGAGTTCTGTGGCAGGCGACCGGGGCCGCAAGGCAAATTATATTT
The Candidatus Hydrogenedentota bacterium DNA segment above includes these coding regions:
- a CDS encoding SDR family oxidoreductase, whose translation is MTESLPKSLVVLGAASGVARAIAEEYAIRGWALVLAGRNIDEIKRIADDLHTRHGATCHPLVFDALAFDDHKDFPAACEAALGAQPEGVILCFGFMAEQSDAQSDMDIARRTMDTNLTGAMTILEAFAAVFEVRRSGFIAALSSVAGDRGRKANYIYGASKGGLTVYLQGLRNRLHPAGVQVTTIKPGFIDTPMTYGMKLPGPLVASPERAAKAMVCAISKGKNVVYVSSIWRYIMCIIKSIPEWQFKKMDI
- a CDS encoding NUDIX domain-containing protein; protein product: MSQSLSYSTAGGVVINDAKEFLVLIRSIIRDGQSVQEFRLPKGHIDPGESEEEAAVREVGEESGYWSVEIIQDLGVGHSSYVFNKKHYERDERYYLMRLTDSERLAPRPDSPEEALFKPQWMRPEEAIHCLSYRSEQDFAKRAFAVMQSWSENES
- a CDS encoding FAD-binding oxidoreductase; the encoded protein is MSFAAKNETLAGWGRYQPQSCAVYRPEQHASLERLLTSTAETSFIARGLGRSYGDTAVNSQGGVIDFSRLNCMIAFDEDTGVLECEGGVSLADILDYFVARGYFLPVTPGTKFVTVAGAIANDVHGKNHHCDGAFSNFVESITLWTPAQGRITCSPAENADIFWATVGGIGLTGIILSARLRLLPVESAYVRVDYQRCAHLDIALDAMAASDQNYRYSVAWVDCLASKGSLGRSVLMRGNHAPLSGLPSKLTNTPYKLPARPTLSVPLDFPGFALNKWSIKAFNTAFYAVNRNRSGVLVDYDKYFYPLDSVLQWNRMYGKPGFIQYQATFPMDQKAGLVKMLEYLASVQRASFLVVLKCFGEAGAGLLSYPTPGYTLALDIPNRKGLREITQNLDKILLDHGGRLYLAKDAITDPETFAAMYHAALPQFLDIKEKVDPEGKLDSDMARRLKLTGGKES